Genomic DNA from Deltaproteobacteria bacterium HGW-Deltaproteobacteria-2:
TTAACTTACTGCGCAAACAGGGTTATAAAGTTGTTAAACTGCAGAAATGATAACGAAAAGCTCACCCGGAGCGAAGCGATCGGATGGAGCGCCTGGTTATGCGCTCATTATTTAGGATTCTGTTTTCTTAACCAGGATAGAATAAAAACAGTAATTGTTAAAAGCCCAAGGGCACAGAAAAAATAAAAACGTACTGTGGAATTAATCACAAACATCGGCATTCCACTATCTGTAATTGGTAGATAGAATAATATAGGATATAGTATAAACAGCCATGCAAGCACAATACGCATTATTCTTAGTAATGACATTTGTGATTTATAGGTATTCTTATATGAATAGGTAGCTTCATTATAAGGATCGATTCGATATAGTAATGTATTATAGATATTTCCAGATCCTGCGTTGCCAATAAAAATTGATGTGCTCAGAAAAATAAGAACTATAGCATAAATAACAATGAGAAATAACATAAGTATGATATCAATTAAGCCCATTAATACATTGACCTCTTGCGGATATTATATTTTCTAATATATGTTAACAAAATATTCCCTGATAATCTCTACATCATAACATTGTTTATATGGATCGATGCTAATATTGTAAACACCGACACTTCTGTCGGCATAAATTCCCTCATCAAAAACTACAATTTGGAGCATAATAACTTGATATCAAACAACAATTAACCTGTCTCCTGCTTATATATTGGGATGTTATCTAGATCGGTATAAAATCCAAAAGAAAAGCGACTGAAGATTTTACTTGCTATCCTTATGCAGCTTTTCGACAAGTCTATCCAGCGATATATTATCCTTGATATTCAGTATACTTTCCTCAGTTTCTTCGCTGTATTCGGACACAGCAATGATTGGCTGTGATGCCGTCTTCGTTGATTGTTTTGCTGCATGTTTTACATGCTGTGTTTCCGTCAACGGCGACTGATAAAAATTATTCTGTGACAATTCTTCTAATGGACGAAAGACATTTCCATATGGGGAGAAATTAGAACGGTTCTTCAAATAGTACGTCAAATAACGTTCGGACGTGAACATACCTTCGTCTTTCGATGTTTCTACGATGTTGTTAATCTGGTGAAGTTTGTTATCGCGAATCGTATTCTTGATGGATGAGGTTCCGTGAATAATATCCAAAACGGGGACGCGTTGTCCGACTTTTTCCAGATATACCAGTTGCTGAACAGTGATCCAGGCCAGCGTGGATGCCAGCTGGTTACGCACCTCGTTTTGAGCTTCTACAGGGACGGCATTGCACATACGATAGATGGCTTCTTCCGGAGTGGATGCATGCATCGTGGCAATGACCAAATGTCCTGACTCCGCGGCATTAAGCGCTAGCTTCATTGTTTCTCCTTCGCGCAGTTCGCCCACAACGATAATGTCGGCATCTTCTCGCAGCACATCAATGAGTCCCTGTTCAAAGGAGGTAGTATGAGAACCTATTTCACGCTGTTCAATAAAGGATTTTTTCGATGAAAAGCGAAATTCAACAGGATCTTCCAGAGTGACAATATGTGCCCTACGTGCTTTGTTAATATCGTTAATAATGGCTGCGATCGTTGTTGTTTTACCTTCTCCGGTGCCTCCGCAAATGAGAACCAAGCCGGATTTGATCTTGGAAATTTCATGGAGTGAGGTATGGAGATTGAGCTCCTCAATCGTCGGTATGTGACCGGGAAGAAGCCGAATGGCTATACTTATTCCACGCATCGTGGTGAAAACGTTAACCCGGAGACGGGCATTGCTGACGGAAAGGGAAACATCAACTGATTTATTTTGCCGGAGAGTCTCCAGTTGCAGTGGTGTCAGAAGCTTTCTGGTCAGATTATCGATTTCCGAATGGGTCCATTTCAGTGAACCGTGAAATTGAATGTCACCAAGCTTTCGAGTTACTACGGGATGTTCGCCGGTGATGTGAATATCCGACATAGACTCTTTGATTGCAGTATTTATAATACTTTCAAACCGTTTCATAAGACTCTCCCTTATGCTTTTATAAATTTAAAGAAAATTATATTTCCAGCCTTAAAAAGCAGTGACTATTCGCATTTTCGTAAATCCTTGAGCATCATGCTGAAAGGAGACACGGCCCGAGAGATTATCTCCTTGCGGGCGGGACAAAAACATCCCTGATGCCGGTTCTTTCCAGTTTTATTGCGGATGTCGGGCAATGGTAAGAGCAAACTCCGCAACCTATGCATTTCTTTTCATCTATAACAGCGATTTCTTCAACAAGGCTGATCGCCTCCATCGGGCACATATCCTCACAAGCCGCGCATCCTGTGCATTCAGAGGCTTCAACTTTGGCCATGCATGATGAATAGGATTGCATTGGAGCGCCGCCAATGTAATAAATCTGGAAGGTGCCGCAACAGCATTTGCAGCAATTGCAGATGGCGAATTCTTCATTGTTTATGTCCTGTTTTACATGAAATGCTTTATGCACCAACCCGTCTTCCCGGGCCTTATCCATTATTTTCAATGCTTCATCTTTTGATATTTTTTTCCCGAAATTGTATTTTATTACAAACTCGGCGGTCTGGCCGAAGATGAAACAGTTTTCTCTTTCATTTGTGACATGACAGGGCTTGCCCAGAAGATCTTTTTCGTGACGGCAGTAGCAAGTAGAGACCGCTATTGTATCAAATCTTTCGATGATCTTCTTCACATCGTCATACGGCATAACGTCGTCATGCGCTCCTTTTACTTCCTGCTCAACGGGAACTACTCTTGTAAATGGGGGCACTGTTTTGAGAAAATCGATAACCGGGTCATAACTGCCCTGAACCAGATCCGAGAGCTCTTTGAAAATCTGGTCAAATAATTTTGCCAGTTTTTTTTCCTTTTCGGTTTTTTCGCCCCTCATCAGTGTAAATTCGAAGAGTCCCGGTATAGGAGGCAAAAGCCTGTAGACAACTATGCCTGTGCTTTTACTGGGGATGCCGGTAATAATACCTTTACGCATTAGTCCATCCAGCATTTTGTCCAATGCTTCATCACTCAAATTGGATTTTTCCTTGATATCCTTTATATTCATCGGCTTTGTGAATACCGGAATGAATGCGGCCTCCTTTTCATCCATTATGGTCTGCAACAATTCAATCAATGTACCGGAAACAGGTATCGGGATAGCTCCTGCGCCTATTGAAGCTTGTGCGGCATCCTGCCATATTTTCTCATTCATAAATTTCTCCTTAAATTATAAATTTTATAAGTATGATTTCATTAAACGCTCTTCGGTCAAAACATTTATCATTGTAAATATCAAAAGCATTTATGAGACTCTCTCTTTCTGCATCAGGCACTTCCAGTCTATTAGTGGATTTGAACTATTAGATCCGGAAGGGCTGGATGTAAGTTAAAAACCCTTTTCTGAATTGATTGATAGTTATAATCCATAAAAAATTTAAACCGCTGCCTGATCATCGTCAGATTGTCCACTAACCACAACACGATTACGACCCGATCTTTTAGCGCGATACATTGCCTGATCAGCCTCCAGAATCAATGCATCCGGGTTTGCCTGCCCGATACCTGGCACCATACTTGCCACTCCTAAGCTCACTGTGATATTAGTTGAAACGGATTTTTCGTACTTTATTGTCGTTTCCATAATTTTTTTGCGCATTTGCTCGGCAATAATCCTTGCTTGTTCTGCAGAGGAGTTGGTGAGTACCAGCGCGAACTCCTCGCCGCCGTAACGTGCTGCCAAATCTCCCGGACGGCGAGCATGATCCTTGATCAATGAAGCCACGACACGCAGACACTCATCGCCAGCCTGATGACCATAGGTATCGTTAAACATCTTGAAGTGATCGATATCAGCCATGATGAAGCCGACCGGTTCGCGTTTACGTCTGGCGCGCTGCCACTCGATAGCCAGGCTTCTGTCAAGACTGCGGCGGTTGGCAATCTGGGTGAGGCCGTCGATGGCAGAAAGATATTGCAGTGTCAAATTTGATTCTTCGAGATCACGATTCTCGACGGAAAGCAAGCGTGATTGCAGATAATTCTGTCGCAAACTGCGCTCTATCAGGAACGTACCAATCAAAGCACTGATGGAGGATCCCAAAAACACGTAATCAATAATGACTACAGTAGCCAGCTTGTTGTCCGTTTGGTCGAACCCGATCAATCCTACATTGAGCGATAACAACATGATGATAGCGGAGATAACCCCCCATTTGAACTGTATGCGCGACAGCACAAACACAATAACCATCGCCACGGTGACAGCATTGTAGTAGTAGTAATTGTAAGGTTCAAGTGAATTTAGAGATATTGCAATAAGCCCGCCTACTGCAGAAGTGGCGAAAATGCAGGTAAAAAGTTGCATGTATTTTTCGCCGTATTTTTGCCTGAATTTTCCCCAAAAGCTGAGCAGCAACGGAACAGCCATGGGTATTCCTGCCACCAGACGTATGAACCACGTTCGTCCGGCCATATCGGTCATCCAGATTAAGTCGAGTATGCCGCAGGCCAGGAAAACAACCAATCCCATGATTCCGGCGATCTGCATGTGCGCAAAATAACGGCGCGCATAATCCTGCTGGAATTCGCGCTCCAATTCTTCGTTGAAACGCAAACGCCAGCCACGATCATTAAGTAACTGTTGCAGGGTATTTAATTCAGCATCTTTCAAGACTGCGTCCTTTCTGGCAAGTAAGCCTCATCCGATAATTGGCGGCAGGTGTAACCCGTCAGACACATGAATCATTTTTTGCTGGTCAAGTATAGGGGTGACTTTCTTGTGTGTCAAGACAATTTGAAACAGTAAATAATAACTGTTAACTACAAAAAATGGAGAGTGTTTTTTATGCTTATCATCTTTCCTGACAAATAAAAGAAAGTTCAGAAAATTATTTGCTTCATGCTGGAAAGCGGTCGGTTTTCCGTTGCCTACGTTCTGCTGACAGTTGTTTGATTATAAAAATCGAAGTATATCAGTAACGCTTTGCGCCGATATTATAATAGGCAAGATTGGTCGGATTAGTGCAGTTCAGAAGTCTCTGAATAGATTCTCCTTTGCAAATATTCGGATAGCTTTTAAGCGCTTCCCGTTTGCCTGGCGTGCCGGGACTTACATAGTCAATTTCTGCCTCATCTCTATGGTCTGTAGATGTTCCCGCTGCCGGCCAGTGTTCCGAATGAAGTCCCAGTTGCCTGCAAACAAAACGATGATCCGGATGAACCGGTTCACGTTCCTTCATGCGCAAAACACGTTTAAGACTGAAGCGTGTTGAAAAGCGATCAAACCATTGTCGTTCGATTAACCTGGAATCGTCAGGTGACAGACCGCAGAATATATCCACTAATGGTTCATAATTACGAAGAATTAAAAACTGAGTGCAGAAATCCACAGCATCGTAGCTCATACGGCGAGGCAAAGAAATAAACCTGGATAAACGGTCTGTTGGAATATTAACGATCTCGTTAACTTCCATCAATAATCGATGAATAAGACGACGTGGCGGAGGCATCCATGCACAGGTTGCCATCAATAAATCGGGATTCTCCTGCAGACATTGTATGAATTCAAGTAAAGCCCTTTCTTCTAACAACCATGTATCACCATCGAGGATTACAAGAAAATCTGGTTTAAAAGGCAATGCAGCCTTAATTGCATTTTTCATAAGTGAAATAGCACCGGCAAAGTGAGGCAAGGGTTTACAGGACACAAAAGCATCTTCCAGATAGGGCTTGGCAGCGGCTCCGGACGAGGCATGGACTAATATGTAAGGATAAGTAAAATTAAGCTTGAAAATCTCCTGGTTGATGCGCGTGCAATCCAGACGATCGTGACTTGTCAGGCATATCGCAACTTTAGGATTCAATTTACGGCTCCAATGGTATGACCAGCGTGTATAACTTTCTCTTCGGTGGCAAGCCACGCTTGCAGCGCTCGCGATTCCGGTAATTCGACATCATCGCGCATTATTATTTCGCCTTTTGCGATCTTGCGTTTGATTATTATGTCGCGCATAAGAGCGATGGGAAGATGTCCGTGGTTTTCTAAAATACGCACGCATTCGCCCCGTGCATCAAAGCTTCCGATACCTTGTTTGATTCTATCACCAGGCATTAGCCTGTGCTTAGTTATTGTTGCAACGCTAATTGTCGGAAGTGAACCGTTATCCATCAGGATGTTGCCACCTGCTACTGTCCGGCGAAGCGTTTTCATAATTTCTAAATGACAAAGATGATAAGGTCGCACCAGCCGATAAAACGGTCCATCACCCATTTTCAAATATCCTAAAGCAACTGATTCTTGCGAATCATGATGCGCAATGATCATCACAGCACCAGGTGCCTCTTGCGTCAACACATAGTCGACAATTGGTTTGCCATGATTTGCTGCCGCTTTAGACAGTATATCCAATCCTTTGTTTATTTTAGAGACAGTAGGTCCAAGCATTCCTTGTCTGTAAATATCAGCACCAAATCCATTGGCAACAAGAGCCTGTTCAAGTTGAAGTTTTGTGCCATCCGTAAATGACGTAACCTGCGGGAGTGAAATTCCATATATTTTTGAAAAATGCGCCATCGTTTTGCACGTAGGTGAAAGATTTAGAAATCCCTTAACATTGACGTAAACCAGCGGATCAAATCCCATCGCCTTGCCGTCTTCAGCGAGGGCCGCCAGTGATCCCGGTTGATCACCTTCAGCTTCGGTAATATATCCGCGAGTCCGGTAATAACTGCCTGCAATTACGTGCCATGCTGAACTCATTGTCACAATTTTTCGTTTGGCGGCAATTGCGTGTTCAATAACATCTGTTGCGTGCAAAGGATCGCCGGAACATTCGACTATGATTTCTGACTTCTCAATCAGGGCCTCTATTGAGGAGACAATTTCATCATCATGAAAGTCAGGGATATTTACTTTTTTACGTCTTGTTAGTACTGACCCGACTTTAAAATCGTTGGAACGTCTGATCGCTCTGGCTAACCCCTGCGCGATGAAACCTGTACCAACGATCCCTATTACACAAAGCTTTTTAATCAAATGTTAATTCTCCTTCCGGGAAAAAACAGCAAACACAGTAGCAGCAGTAACCAGAATAAACTTTTATGTCAAGGCAATGTTAATTGTAAAACGTAGTCATATTTTTAATTTCTTCGTCACGTAATGTCTCGCTGTCATGATGGGGTGGCGATAAAGCATGCGGGGTCCGGAGTCTTTCATTACCGCTTTGATTTTTTCCCTCATGTCCGGTTTATAACAATGTATGGGGCATTTTGAGCACGGGGGCTTGTTCTCTTTGAGCGGGCATTTTTCAAGTCTCTTTTTAACATAATTAAGAAGCTCTCGACATTCGGGACAAATGTTTTCTGTACTGCCATGATGATCACGGCAGTACAGATCAATCATCAGTTCGACTGTTTTAATTTCCTGTTCCATTATCCTTTACGAACGCTTCAATATCTTTCCTCTTAAACTCAGGACGATTTCTTTCGTTGGGATTTTCTTGTTCGCAGCTTCCATCCCTTTTTTGACAATCATGGGCATTCCGGAACAACAAGGCACCTCCATCACAACAGTGGTGACGCTCTTAATTCCCGCGGTTCTGAAAATGTCGGCAAACTTGCTAACATACTCGTGAACATCATCGAATTTCGGACAGCCCATCATCACCACTTTTCCCTTCATCAAATCACGGTGCAGGGTGGGAAAAGCGACGGCCGTGCAGTCCGCCAGGACCAGCAGGTCGGCTCCTTTCAAGAAGGGGGCACTGGCCGGGATAAGTTTGATCTGAATCGGCCAGTGGGTGAGAGACGATTCTTCCTCTTTACCGGCATCAAAATGAGCAGGCTTATTTGCCGCCTCGCAGGCGGACGGTTTATCAAAAATCTGGATATGTGTTGACGGGCATCCACAGGGCATGGTTGCCTTCTCCTTTTTTGTAAGGTGCTTTTTAACAGCTTTTTCGTCAAAAGCAGGAGCTTCGCGCTCGACAATGCGCAGAGCTCCGGTGGGGCACTCTCCGATGCAGGCGCCCAGGCCGTCGCAGAATGTTTCCGAAACAACCTTGGCTTTGCCGTCAATGATTTGCAGGGCACCCTCGGCGCAGCCGGTCACGCAATTTCCGCAGCCGTCACACAAATCTTCATCAATCTCGATAATCTTGCGTAATATTTTTTTCATGACATCACCTTTTTAAAATTAATTGTTCTTATCCGCTGTGTCATTCCCGCGAAGGCGGGAATCCAGTATTATCAATTATTCCTGGATACCGGCTGGAGTTTATCCCGCGTATGCGGGGCCGGTATGACAATGGAGATTATGATTTTCTTATTGCCCCTTCACCATTGCCTCAACGTCAGTTTTCGGATCCGTAATTGGTTTGATATTAAAATTATCCACTAAAACTTTGAGAACATTCGGCGATGCAAATGCCGGCAGTGTCGGCCCGAGACGGATTCCTTTTACACCCAAATGAAGAAGTGCCAGAAGCACAGCCACAGCTTTCTGCTCATACCAGGCAACATCGAAGGAAATCGGCAGTTCATTAATGTCTTTGAGTCCGAATACTTCTTTAAGCTTCAAAGCGATAACGGCCAGCGAATAGCAATCGTTACACTGTCCCGCGTCCAAAACCCTGGGAATGCCGCCGATATCGCCCAGAGCCAGTTTGTTGTAGCGATATTTGGCGCATCCCGCTGTCAGAATAACTGTCTCTTGAGGAAGTTCTTGGGCGACATCAGTATAATAACTGCGTGTTTTATGCCGTCCATCGCATCCGGCCATGACGATGAAGCGCTTGATCGCTCCGGATTTTACCGCGTCCACAACCTTGTCGGCCAACGCCAGAACCTGATTGTGGCCAAATCCCGTTACCAGTTCTCCCTTTTCTAGCTCCGTCGGCGATGCGCATTTTTTAGCCAGCGCGACTATTTCGGAAAAATCTTTTGTGCCGCCTTTTGCTCTGGGAGGAATATGTTTGACTCCAGGATAAGCAACAACTCCGGTGGTGAATATTCTGTCTTTATAAGGATCTTTCACCGGAATAATGCAGTTGGTCGTCATCAGGATGGGGCCGTTGAACGACTCGAATTCCTCCGCCTGTTTCCACCAGGAGCTCCCGTAATTACCAACGAAGTGAGAGTATTTCTTAAACGCGGGGTAACTGTTTGCCGGCAGCATCTCACCATGAGTGTAAACATCAACACCGGTTCCTTCCGTCTGCTTCAGAAGTTCCTCCATATCTTTGAGGTCATGGCCGGAAATCAGAATACCCGGATTGCCCCGCACGCCGATATTAACCTTGGATATTTCGGGATTTCCATAAGTGGAAGTATTCGCTTTGTCCAGTAGCGCCATTGTGTTGACGGCGCACTCTCCCGCGCGCATAACCATCGCGACCATTTCATTAACGCTCAAATCTTTGGTTGTCGAAACCAACGCTTCCATCAGGAAATTATAAATCTTCTCATCCTCAAAACCCAGCACTGCGGCGTGCTCCGCATAGGCGGCAATGCCTTTGATTCCATAGATCAAAAGCATCCGCAGTGATCGGACATCTACGTTTTCTATGGAAAGAATACCGATTTGTGCAGCCTTTTTATTAAATTCGGCAACATCATCCGAGAACCACACCGCCGAATCGTGCAAAACACCCGGCATATCCGCCCCATATTTTTTCTTTAATTCATCCCGTAATTTAAGCGCCTCGTGAATGAGCGCGATTATTCTGTCATTGTCAAAGTTAACATTCGTAATCGTCGCAAAAAGCGCCTCTGCCGTAAAACGTCCGTATTTGCTGTCCAATATTCCTGCTTGTCTGGCCTTTTCGGCATAGATCGCGATACC
This window encodes:
- a CDS encoding twitching motility protein PilT: MKRFESIINTAIKESMSDIHITGEHPVVTRKLGDIQFHGSLKWTHSEIDNLTRKLLTPLQLETLRQNKSVDVSLSVSNARLRVNVFTTMRGISIAIRLLPGHIPTIEELNLHTSLHEISKIKSGLVLICGGTGEGKTTTIAAIINDINKARRAHIVTLEDPVEFRFSSKKSFIEQREIGSHTTSFEQGLIDVLREDADIIVVGELREGETMKLALNAAESGHLVIATMHASTPEEAIYRMCNAVPVEAQNEVRNQLASTLAWITVQQLVYLEKVGQRVPVLDIIHGTSSIKNTIRDNKLHQINNIVETSKDEGMFTSERYLTYYLKNRSNFSPYGNVFRPLEELSQNNFYQSPLTETQHVKHAAKQSTKTASQPIIAVSEYSEETEESILNIKDNISLDRLVEKLHKDSK
- a CDS encoding NAD(P)-dependent oxidoreductase, with translation MKKLCVIGIVGTGFIAQGLARAIRRSNDFKVGSVLTRRKKVNIPDFHDDEIVSSIEALIEKSEIIVECSGDPLHATDVIEHAIAAKRKIVTMSSAWHVIAGSYYRTRGYITEAEGDQPGSLAALAEDGKAMGFDPLVYVNVKGFLNLSPTCKTMAHFSKIYGISLPQVTSFTDGTKLQLEQALVANGFGADIYRQGMLGPTVSKINKGLDILSKAAANHGKPIVDYVLTQEAPGAVMIIAHHDSQESVALGYLKMGDGPFYRLVRPYHLCHLEIMKTLRRTVAGGNILMDNGSLPTISVATITKHRLMPGDRIKQGIGSFDARGECVRILENHGHLPIALMRDIIIKRKIAKGEIIMRDDVELPESRALQAWLATEEKVIHAGHTIGAVN
- a CDS encoding 4Fe-4S ferredoxin is translated as MKKILRKIIEIDEDLCDGCGNCVTGCAEGALQIIDGKAKVVSETFCDGLGACIGECPTGALRIVEREAPAFDEKAVKKHLTKKEKATMPCGCPSTHIQIFDKPSACEAANKPAHFDAGKEEESSLTHWPIQIKLIPASAPFLKGADLLVLADCTAVAFPTLHRDLMKGKVVMMGCPKFDDVHEYVSKFADIFRTAGIKSVTTVVMEVPCCSGMPMIVKKGMEAANKKIPTKEIVLSLRGKILKRS
- a CDS encoding hydroxylamine reductase, which encodes MFCYQCQETVKNEGCGIKGVCGKTEETANLQDLLVYVLKGIAIYAEKARQAGILDSKYGRFTAEALFATITNVNFDNDRIIALIHEALKLRDELKKKYGADMPGVLHDSAVWFSDDVAEFNKKAAQIGILSIENVDVRSLRMLLIYGIKGIAAYAEHAAVLGFEDEKIYNFLMEALVSTTKDLSVNEMVAMVMRAGECAVNTMALLDKANTSTYGNPEISKVNIGVRGNPGILISGHDLKDMEELLKQTEGTGVDVYTHGEMLPANSYPAFKKYSHFVGNYGSSWWKQAEEFESFNGPILMTTNCIIPVKDPYKDRIFTTGVVAYPGVKHIPPRAKGGTKDFSEIVALAKKCASPTELEKGELVTGFGHNQVLALADKVVDAVKSGAIKRFIVMAGCDGRHKTRSYYTDVAQELPQETVILTAGCAKYRYNKLALGDIGGIPRVLDAGQCNDCYSLAVIALKLKEVFGLKDINELPISFDVAWYEQKAVAVLLALLHLGVKGIRLGPTLPAFASPNVLKVLVDNFNIKPITDPKTDVEAMVKGQ